The nucleotide window GCTCAAGCGGCCGGCGGCCTCGATCTCGCGGCGGAAGCGGTCGCGGAACTCGGGACTGCTCGCGAAGATCGAGTGCACCACCTTGACCGCGAACCGGCGGCCGCCGGGCGACAGTCCGAGATAGACCTTCGCCATCCCGCCGGTTCCCAGGACGCCGCGCAACCGGTACTCACCGATCTGGTGCGGGTCGTCCGGGCCGAGCGGGGTGAGGTCCGGATCCATCCCGCGATCACCCCCAGCAGCCGTGGTCCGTCCATCCGGGGTGAATCACCCCGGATGGGCGCAAAGGCTACTTGGCGACAGGCTCGTCGGGAACGAACCCACCGATGTCACTCAGCGAGACGGCGCTCGGGTCGGCCGCACCGGCCGGGGCCGGCTCGTCGTCGCCGATCGGCTCGAGGGCCTCGAGCTCCTCGCCCTCGGCGTCCTCGTCCTCGTCGGCCTCGAAGAGAGCCGCCAGGTCGACGACGTTGCCAGAGGCGTCGGTGACGGTGGCCTTCTGCAGGATCACGGCCAGCGCCTTGCGGCGGGCCACCTCGGCGACCATGGCGGGCACCTGACCGGCCTCACCCACGGCCTGCATGAACTGGTTGGGGTCCATGCCGTACTGCTGGGAGGCCTGCACCAGGTACTCGATCAGCTCGCGCTGACCGACGTTGACGTCCTCCTGCTCGGCGATGGCGTCCAGCAGCAGCTGGGCCTGGAGTGCCTTGCGGGCCTCGGCGTCGACCTCGGCGCGGTGCTCGTCGTCCTCGAGGCGTCCCTCGCCCTCGAGGTGGTGGTGCACCTCGTCGGCGATCACGGCGTCCGGCACGGGGATGTCGAGGGACTCGAGCAGCTGCTCGACCAGCCGCTCACGGGCCTGGATGCCCTGGTCGAAGACCTTCGCCTGGGCGGCCTGACCGCGCAGGTCCTCGCGCAGCTCGTCGAGGGTGTCGAACTCGGAGGCGAGCTGGGCGAAGTCGTCGTCGACGACGGGCAGCTCACGCTCCTTGACACCCTGCACGGTGATCGTGACGTGGGCGGTCTTGCCGGCCAGCTCGCCGCCGGGAAGCACGGTGTCGAACGAGGTGGTCTCCTCGGCGGACAGTCCGGGCAGCACGTCGTCCAGGCCTTCGACCAGCCGACCGGTGCCGACCTGGTACGACAGGCTCTTGGCAGCCTCGACCTCCTCGCCGTCCACCGCGATGGCGATGTCGAGGGTGATGAAGTCGCCGTCGGCGACCGGACGATCGACCGCCATCAGGGTGCCGAACCGCTCGCGCAACGACTCGACCCGCTCGTCGACGTCGGCCTCGGTGACCTCGGCGTCGTCCACGGTCACGGTCAGCGCGTCGAGGTCGGGCAGCGTGATCTGGGGGCGGACGTCGACCTCGACCGTGAACTTCAGGTCACCGTCGGTGCCCTCGGGGACGTCCGTCACCTCGACGGTCGGTCGGCCGAGCGGGCGGACGTCGACCTCCTGGACCGCCTTGGCGTAGAAGTCCGGCAGCGCCTTGTCGACGGCCTCCTGCAGGACGGCGCCGCGGCCGACCCGCTGGTCGATGATCCGCGGCGGCACCTTGCCCTTGCGAAAGCCGGGGATGGCGACCTGCTGAGAGATCGTCTTGTACGCGGCGTCGACGCTGGGCGCGAGCTCCTCGTAAGGGACCTCGACGGTCAGCTTGACCCGGGTCGGGTTGAGGGTCTCGACGGCGCTCTTCACGACAGATCTCTCCTGCGGACGGTGGTGGGGGTAGGGCTGGGTGGAGCTCGATCATCAGGTGGTGCAGCTGGGCGCGCGAGACGAGCCCTCGAAACGGTCATCGTAGCCGCCCGGTGAGGGGGCGCCGTCCGCACGGGGTGGGCGCTCCCCCGCACGGTTCAGCATGACGTCGCTCTTCGGGGTTCCCGTACCTCGGATCGCGTCCCCGCCCCCACCTTGATCACGTTGAAGATCACGTTGAGCGAATCGTCGACGTTCCCTGCGAGCGAGTCCTCAACGTGATCTTCAGGCGTGCACGAAGTCCTCACCGTGATCTTCAACGTGATCATGGACGGCGAGTGCCAGGCCTCCGGTCACGTCAGGACGCGCGATCCGAGGCGTCGACGTCCGCGGCGCCGTCCGCCCGCACCAGGTTGGCGAAGGCGTAGAGGGTCAGGTAGACGGCCGTGGTGAACACGATGAAGCCGAGCACCAGCAGCAGCGACTCCCGGCTGCGGGCGAGATCACTGAAGGACGTGGCGACGGCGTGTAACAACGAGGACGGCGCGGTGACGACGTCCCACGAGTTCCAGCGTTCGATGCGCCCGAGGTAGATGCCGTAGGCACCCAGGGTGATGGCCGCGCCGCTGACGGCCCATCCGGCACGGCTGCCGGCAGCGCGCCGGACGCTCGCCTGCACCAGGTAGAGCGAGACCAAGCCCAGCAACAGCCCCGTGGCGGCCACGGCGAAATAGAGCAAGGCGTCGAACCAGAGCGGGACGCCGCTGCTCGGGGCGAGATGGATCAGATCGGTGACCAGGTAGGGCGCGTTCGGGAAGAACGCCAGCCAGACTGCGCCAGGGATGGCCATCGTCCACCACGGGGCCGCGCGCCTGCTGAGTGCATCGACGGCCCAGGCCAGGGGGAACGGAACGGCGGCCAGGAAGAGGTTCCAGGCCAGGAACGTCGGGGACCAGCCGCCGAGGCGAGCGCGCAACACCAACATGGCGGCGCAGCCGACGAGGGCCATGACCAGCGCGGCGGCCATCAACCAGCGGCTGGTTCCGACGCGACGGGAGGGGGCCGCGGGCGCCGCTGGGTGCTGATCGGTCGTTGTCGCCACGAATCCACCATCGCATGACGACCACAGTCGATGGTCGGGGTAGCCGGAACCACCGTCGCGGTCAGCTCGTGCCTCGCTGCACGCTCCGGCTCCCATCATCACCGCTCCCCGACGCATGATGGCCCGCTCCGGCTGACGCCGGGCGGGCCATCAGTGAGTCGGGGTAGCCGGATTCGAACCGACGGCCTTCCGCTCCCAAAGCGGACGCGCTACCAAACTGCGCCATACCCCGGTGTCGCCCGAGTCCGAACCACGTGGGCATCGGGGGCGAGCACGCACTAGGCTACGCCGTCGAGGCCTGTACCTTCGACGAGGTTCCGTCGGGGGACGGCGTCACGCGGGTGTAGCTCAATGGTAGAGCTCCAGCCTTCCAAGCTGGTCATGCGGGTTCGATTCCCGTCACCCGCTCCAGGACATCACTGCAGGTCAGGGCTTGCGGGCATCGGCTCGAGGGCCCGTTGAGGATCGCCTACGTGCCACAAAGGGTCCCTTTCGGTCCCTGAGCGCGCTGAGTAACAGCCTCCAGCGACCGTGTTCCGCTCGGCATCCGCACACCTTCCTGATGGAGGTGTCATGGCCCGAGACCGCGGGCCGGTGTCGACCTGGGCGATGCGCAGCTCGACAGCGATCAGTGGCAACCCTCGCTGAGCCAATCATGTGTCCGCCTGTGACGGCCCAACCCGAGGGTGTCGAACTCGTCCTTGCCTCCGGCAGCCACCACCCCGATCTGTCGGAGCGCTTGGCTGATCGGCGAGCCGGGCCACTCGCCACCACCTTGGCGAACCCACTGAACAGCACCCCGATGGAGCACGGCGGCGGACTGTTCGCCTTGGCCGCCGAAGAACTCGGCCTCCACGTAGGCAACCGGCCCCTGGTGCGAGATCCTCTTCAGGTGTTGCAGCAACTCATCATCGAGGTACTCGAACATGACCAGCTCCGATGGCGTGGCGACGCCCCGGGGGCCGGCCTGGTCGCGACTCGTCCAGGGCAGTAACGCAAAGGACTGGTCCAGGGCCACGACGGGAGACTGCAAGCTGTCGCCCAACTCGGTCACGGTTGGCCCGCCGCCGATCACAGCGCTCAACTCAAATGCCACAGCTGCAGGGTAGGCGAAGCGCAGGGCAGCGGAGCGCGACCGAGGCGCTCGACGCCTACCCGGTGGGCCGGGGCAAACGGCTGCTCAGGACGCTGGCTTCTCCGCCGAGGTCGACCCCACGCCCCGCGCGGGGCATTCCTCTGTCCAACGGCCCAACCCGGAAGGCACTCTCCGCCGCTAGCTCGGTGGCGTCCTGACGAGGGTCGACAGGGGCTGGGTCGGGAGGGCGATCCATCCCTCGCGCGTGGCCTGCTCACGCTGAAGACCGGCGGCTGGGGTCGTGGTGAGCCCGAGTTTGTGTGCACGGGCGGTCAACGCGGCGATGACAGCGTCGAGTGCATCATCGGACCGGACGCAGAGGTCGCTCGAGGTACCGAGGTCCAACCAGGGCGCGGCGGCCAGGAGAGACGCGATCAGCTGCTCCCGCACCCGCTGGTTCTCGACCCGCTTGTAGCCCTGGTGTGGCAGTTGCCAGATCTTGAGCGATGCAGCGGGATAGACCTCCACGACGACGCCGCTGCCGGATCGATCGACGGGGCGACCTTCGTCGGCAAGGCGAGCGAGGATTCCGGCCGCTCGCATGGCGGTCAGGGCGATGCGATCCGCGGCCACGCTGAGCGGCGTCACCCCGCACACGAGGTGCACCTGCCGATCGGTTGCTCGGTTGGCCAGTCGTCGACGCCAGTCCCTGCCGATCACGTCCACGGGGGCGACAACGTGCCCGTTGTGATGAGCCTGAAGGAACGCCACGAAATCGTCCGGCCAGCCCAAGGGGCAGTCAATGCCGAGAACGTCCACACCGGCAATCGAGTTGAGGATGTCGTCATCATCGGCACCCAGCAGCACGGACGAGACCACGGCCCTGCCCGCGGTCCACGTGATGGTCGCTGTCGCCGTCTTGGCTGGCTCCGTCGCCAGGTCAACGCCGGCTGTGATCACAGAATCACCTTAGGTCGTGCCGCGTTCGCAGATCCCAGACCACCGCATTCCGCGCCCGTGCCGCTCTCGCGGTCCGCGCACCACGTGATGAAGCGGTGCAATCACATGCACGGCCAACCGCGCGTCCCGGGACTCAATCGTCCGCTCATGCCGCTTGCGGCTGGTCGCCACCCGGGGCATCAGGAGCCGTCAATGAGCTGCGGCCGGTGACGCGGAGATCACGGCCGTGTTCGGTGGACTCGACTCGCTCGCAGGGCAACGCTTCGGCCGCGCAGGGCCTCGCCCGCGGCGCGGCGTACCGCTCGGTGGCGGGTTTCGACCTGACGTTCACAGGTGCCGAAATCGGTAGGCGTCGTGTGGGCACTGACGGATCGCCGCATCCAGGCCGCGGTGGAGACGGCCCACCGGGCTTCATCCAGGCCGGCCGCGCCGAGGCAGACTCCGACTCATCGTGTGATCGAAACGTGAGCCACGGGGCGGGTGGTCTTCCGGCCTCAGGGTGGTCAAGCCGTGATGAGCCGCAGCCCGCTGCGTTCCGTGATGTCGCTGTAGTCCTTGACGTTCAGCGTGGCCAAGGGAAGCCCCTCCGCCAGGCAGCAGGCAGCGTTCCAGGTGTCGTTGGCAGGCGACGTTCTCCCGAGACGACGGCCCTCGGCCGACAAGCGCCCCCAAATACGGGCCACCTCATCGTCGTAACCCAGGCGCGGCACCATGTTGATCCAACGCTCGAGGCTCGCACGACGAGCAGATCCCCAGCCACGAAGGATCACCCACTGCTCCAGCTCAGCCAGAGTGACAAAGGTGATGCACGGTGACATGCCTGAGATTCGGCGCAACATCGACCCTGGCAAGGTGCGCTTGTGAAGACGCGAGACGACGTCCGTGTCCAGCACCACGAACTCGGCGGCGTCAGGCACCGTCCACCCGACGGGCCGCATAGGTGAACTGAATGAACTCCTCGACCTCGGCGTCGGACTCCCACGCCCCGTCCAACGCGTAGGTGTCAGCCGACTCGATCGGACGCGTCCCGCGTTCGCGGGCCTGTTCCTCGAGCGAGGGGCGACGTGGTGAGGCGACGCGGCCCACGGACGCCACAGTTTCTGGCTCGGTCATCACACTCCCCTTTCTCAACCCTGCCAGTGTGCCTCACGAGCCGCGAGTCGTCCTCCGACGGGCGAGGCGTCATAGGTTGCCGGCTCGCGCTGGAAACGTGCCATTCCGGTCCCTGAGTGGTCCCTGGGTACCGCCAACAGCGGTACCCAGGGGTCCACAACGGACAAGATCACAACGTGTTGGTGCAGGTGAGAGACGTTTCGACCAGATCGTCGCCACCCACGCGGCTGGCTTCCAAGCTGGTCATGCGGGTTCGATTCCCGTCACCCGCTCCAGGACATCACTGCAGGTCAGTGCTCCAGACCAGTCAGTCCGTTTCACGACGATCGGTGGAGCTCGCCCACACGGGTACCGGTGGAACGGGTGGCGCTGATGACCGCACAACCGACCCCGATCGCTCCGAACACCGTGACCGCGAGCAGCCGTTGCAGCAGGCCGCCGTTGGCGACCTGGTCGACCGGCGTCGTGCCGCTGAGCATCGCGGCGCATCCGATGAAGAGCGCGAGGTTCAGCCCGAGATAGCCTCGGACCACAGGTGATGCTGCCCTCCAGAGCAGGGTCGCCATCAGCAGCGGGATCACGAACATGCCGGCGCCGATCGGTCCGCCGCCGTGTCGGGGATCCGGCAGCGGGAAGACCCCCGCTGCGATGGCGGCGGCACCGGTCGATGCGACCGCCAGCGCGGTCAGTCTCGACCGGACCACGGGAATCGGACACCAGCGAGGGGCGACTGCCAGCCCGTACGCGGCGACCACAGCCAAGACCCCGGTCGAGATCGCACCCAGGTTGAAGACCATCGCCCGGATCGAGTCACCGACCCCGAGGTCGCTGGCCGCCTGCTGCCGGAAGCTGTACCCGGGCGTGAGTACCCCGACCACGCCCTGAGTCAGGAAGTAGAGCACCGGGACGCCGATACCCAGGCTCAGGGCGGCGCGGTCGAACCAGCGGGGAGAGGGCATGCCGTCACGATAGGGAGCGGACGGCATCAGGATCATCGGGGATCACCCTGATCGAGCCCTGACGATCCACTGATGTCGCGGCCGGTCGGCGGGCGCCCGTCCTGATGTACCGAGCCGACGACGACGCCCTCGAGGAGCCCGACACGTCGGCAGCCCTGCATGGCCCCAACTGATCGAACAACGCACAATGGCTCGAGAAGCCGATCGACTACACCGCCGCCATCCGACGCCGCAGCAAGCAGAACTCATGGCCCTCCGGATCGGCGAGCACGTGCCACGACGCGTCGGCAGGCTGCCCGATGTCGACTCGGCGGGCGCCGGCCGCGAGCAACCGCTCCAGCTCGTCGTCCTGGTCGCGGTCGGTGGCGTTCACGTCGAAGTGCAGCCGCAACGTGCCCCGCTTGGGTTCGCGGGTCCGGATGAAGACGATCGTGGGCTGCGGCCCACCGAACCCTGCATCGGGTGGTCCGATCTCCAGGGTCGCCTCGTCGCGTTCCAGTTCGACGTAACCCAGGACCTCACACCAGAACCGGGCCAGCAGCTCCGGATCGTGCGCGTACAGGACGAGTTCGGTGATGCGGCACGCCATGGCCTCACGGTAACCACTGCCGAACGACACCGCCGCACAGCGCACCAGACGAAGGGCACCAGCCGCGCACGATGCGCCGTGAACGCCAGGTAGGTCTCCCCCAGGCCGGCGATCAGGGCGCGCCCTCGAAGCGCATCCGATGCACGAGCGCTGCGAGCACGACAACGAACGAGGCACCCAGCGGCAACAGCAGGATCGCCCCGAGGCCGTACCGGCCAAGGACAATCCTCGCTACTCAGCTGAGCCCGGCCATCGGCGCGAACCGCTGCCACGGGGACGACGATTCCCATTGCGCCGCAACGGAGAGCAGCACGTCCTCGCCGCCGAGGGGTGCCACCAGTTGGACACCGATCGGCACCCCCGACGAGTGCATGGCGGCAGGCACCGTCAGGGCCGGGAACCCGGCGAAATTCCACGCCCCGGCGAACGGTGCCCACCGCAGATTGGCCGAGAAGTTGGCCAACCACGATCGCTCGCCCCACCGCGTGCCACCGGGCTCGGCGGGTAGCGGCGGGCCGGTGGTGACCGGGGTGATCAGAACGTCGTGATCGCGGAAGAACTCCCCCGCGCGCGCCGTCCACAGCTGCCGGTCGCTCTCACGGACCCGCCCCCACCGCTCCAACTGCCGCCCGATCCGAGCATGGTGGCGCTGCCGCGCCTCGAGCTGCGCGAACCCCTCGCCCACGCTGAGGATGTCATCGGAGGCTGCCGCGGCGAACCAAGCCGCGATCGCATTCGCCAGGGCCTGCGAGTACGGCGGGTCCGCCCGAACCACGGCATGCCCCGCTCGCCGCAGCACGCCCGCGACCCGGACGACGGCGCGCACGACCTCGGCATCGAGTCGCACGCCCGCGACCGGAACCCGGGTCGAGGCCGCGATCCGCAGCGCGCCGGCCGGCGGGGCGACCGCAGCGAGCTCGCGGCGTCCGGACATCACCGACAGCACCAACGCGGCGTCGGCCACCGTGGTCGTCAAGGGCCCGTTCTCGGCCAATCCACGCCAGGCCGTCGCGCCGATGTCGGCAGGGACCAGCCCGCCGCCCGGCTTCACACCCACCACACCACACGCCGCCGCGGGGATGCGGATGGACCCCATCCCGTCGTTGCCCTGCGCCACGGGAACCATGCCGGACGCCACGGCCGCCGCAGCACCACCCGAGGAACCACCCGCCGTCCGGTCGAGCTGCCACGGGTTGCGTGTCACGCCACCGGCGTCGTCCGTGGTGCCCCAGACGCCGAGCTCGGGCATCCGGGTCACACCGACCACGATCGCCCCGGCGGCACGCAACCGGACCACCACCTCGTGGTCGTCTCGCGCCGGCGTGGCATCGGTGACGGCGCAGCCGAACCGGGTCGCCTCCCCGAGCACGGCCGTGTTGCCCTTGACGGCGACAGGGACGCCGGCGAGCGGCAATCGGCCCAACTCGGGGTGTGCCGCGAGTTCCTCGGCCTCGGTCAGCGCCTGATCGCCGCGCACCTGAACGAAGGCCCCGACCACCGGATCGATCCGGTCGATGACCTCGAGGTGATCACGAACGACCTCGCGCGGCGTCACCTCGCCGCGGTGCACCGCAGCGGCGATCTCGCCCGCCGTCCATCCGACCGTGCTCGACATGTCGAACTCCTCTCGACGCGCCCTGTGGCGACCAATACTGGCGCCTGAGGCTCGTCAACCCCAGGTGTCATGGCTTCTTCCATCACAGCGCGGCCGCCTGGCGATGCCCGGCCTGCGGCACCGTGGTGATCCCGGCCGGTGATTCG belongs to Kineosporiaceae bacterium and includes:
- a CDS encoding trigger factor, with the translated sequence MKSAVETLNPTRVKLTVEVPYEELAPSVDAAYKTISQQVAIPGFRKGKVPPRIIDQRVGRGAVLQEAVDKALPDFYAKAVQEVDVRPLGRPTVEVTDVPEGTDGDLKFTVEVDVRPQITLPDLDALTVTVDDAEVTEADVDERVESLRERFGTLMAVDRPVADGDFITLDIAIAVDGEEVEAAKSLSYQVGTGRLVEGLDDVLPGLSAEETTSFDTVLPGGELAGKTAHVTITVQGVKERELPVVDDDFAQLASEFDTLDELREDLRGQAAQAKVFDQGIQARERLVEQLLESLDIPVPDAVIADEVHHHLEGEGRLEDDEHRAEVDAEARKALQAQLLLDAIAEQEDVNVGQRELIEYLVQASQQYGMDPNQFMQAVGEAGQVPAMVAEVARRKALAVILQKATVTDASGNVVDLAALFEADEDEDAEGEELEALEPIGDDEPAPAGAADPSAVSLSDIGGFVPDEPVAK
- a CDS encoding DUF1361 domain-containing protein; this encodes MATTTDQHPAAPAAPSRRVGTSRWLMAAALVMALVGCAAMLVLRARLGGWSPTFLAWNLFLAAVPFPLAWAVDALSRRAAPWWTMAIPGAVWLAFFPNAPYLVTDLIHLAPSSGVPLWFDALLYFAVAATGLLLGLVSLYLVQASVRRAAGSRAGWAVSGAAITLGAYGIYLGRIERWNSWDVVTAPSSLLHAVATSFSDLARSRESLLLVLGFIVFTTAVYLTLYAFANLVRADGAADVDASDRAS
- a CDS encoding DUF429 domain-containing protein, translated to MITAGVDLATEPAKTATATITWTAGRAVVSSVLLGADDDDILNSIAGVDVLGIDCPLGWPDDFVAFLQAHHNGHVVAPVDVIGRDWRRRLANRATDRQVHLVCGVTPLSVAADRIALTAMRAAGILARLADEGRPVDRSGSGVVVEVYPAASLKIWQLPHQGYKRVENQRVREQLIASLLAAAPWLDLGTSSDLCVRSDDALDAVIAALTARAHKLGLTTTPAAGLQREQATREGWIALPTQPLSTLVRTPPS
- a CDS encoding type II toxin-antitoxin system VapC family toxin gives rise to the protein MRPVGWTVPDAAEFVVLDTDVVSRLHKRTLPGSMLRRISGMSPCITFVTLAELEQWVILRGWGSARRASLERWINMVPRLGYDDEVARIWGRLSAEGRRLGRTSPANDTWNAACCLAEGLPLATLNVKDYSDITERSGLRLITA
- a CDS encoding DUF998 domain-containing protein, which produces MPSPRWFDRAALSLGIGVPVLYFLTQGVVGVLTPGYSFRQQAASDLGVGDSIRAMVFNLGAISTGVLAVVAAYGLAVAPRWCPIPVVRSRLTALAVASTGAAAIAAGVFPLPDPRHGGGPIGAGMFVIPLLMATLLWRAASPVVRGYLGLNLALFIGCAAMLSGTTPVDQVANGGLLQRLLAVTVFGAIGVGCAVISATRSTGTRVGELHRSS
- a CDS encoding VOC family protein, with the translated sequence MACRITELVLYAHDPELLARFWCEVLGYVELERDEATLEIGPPDAGFGGPQPTIVFIRTREPKRGTLRLHFDVNATDRDQDDELERLLAAGARRVDIGQPADASWHVLADPEGHEFCLLRRRMAAV
- a CDS encoding amidase, giving the protein MSSTVGWTAGEIAAAVHRGEVTPREVVRDHLEVIDRIDPVVGAFVQVRGDQALTEAEELAAHPELGRLPLAGVPVAVKGNTAVLGEATRFGCAVTDATPARDDHEVVVRLRAAGAIVVGVTRMPELGVWGTTDDAGGVTRNPWQLDRTAGGSSGGAAAAVASGMVPVAQGNDGMGSIRIPAAACGVVGVKPGGGLVPADIGATAWRGLAENGPLTTTVADAALVLSVMSGRRELAAVAPPAGALRIAASTRVPVAGVRLDAEVVRAVVRVAGVLRRAGHAVVRADPPYSQALANAIAAWFAAAASDDILSVGEGFAQLEARQRHHARIGRQLERWGRVRESDRQLWTARAGEFFRDHDVLITPVTTGPPLPAEPGGTRWGERSWLANFSANLRWAPFAGAWNFAGFPALTVPAAMHSSGVPIGVQLVAPLGGEDVLLSVAAQWESSSPWQRFAPMAGLS